From one Fusobacterium sp. JB019 genomic stretch:
- a CDS encoding AzlD domain-containing protein — protein sequence MNKIYVLILGMFVVTYLPRLLPFLLVSGKRLPKQLEEFLGYIPYTALGALIVPGFLDAIPNHEIVSIAGIIIACVLSFIKDGIVIPVLGSIGICMLLLSLGL from the coding sequence ATGAATAAGATATATGTTTTGATTTTAGGAATGTTTGTGGTAACATATTTACCTAGGCTATTACCTTTTTTATTGGTCTCAGGAAAAAGATTACCAAAACAATTAGAAGAATTTTTAGGGTATATTCCTTATACAGCTTTAGGTGCTCTTATTGTTCCTGGTTTTTTAGATGCTATACCAAATCATGAAATAGTTTCAATAGCAGGAATAATTATAGCTTGTGTACTTTCTTTTATAAAAGATGGAATTGTTATTCCTGTGCTCGGGTCAATAGGAATTTGTATGCTATTATTAAGTCTAGGATTATAA
- a CDS encoding helix-turn-helix domain-containing protein — MDENLKLLEDMKKLGLNQYEAKAYTKLLENFPLNGYSLSKTSGVPRSKIYEVLDNLLKKQLVFSKKIESGLVYFPLEPKLFISKIKKNYESVLKNVEEKTNELYLKNIVHYDTKILSGRKEIFSFLNLIIGLAEERIDVSIWDEEFLQLSDSLIEAEKRGIIVKGIYFGYNNKLKNVLTHRRLKTYLSEKEERNIVVIIDRKEAITGIVSRGEASQVSWTNDPGIIDITSDYIVHDLMVNSYSNSLSEKQRKEYEDAMDEVRKEYFE, encoded by the coding sequence ATGGACGAAAATTTAAAATTATTAGAAGATATGAAAAAATTAGGTTTAAATCAATATGAGGCAAAAGCTTATACAAAGTTGTTGGAAAATTTTCCTTTGAATGGATATAGCTTGAGTAAAACTTCAGGAGTTCCTAGATCTAAAATATATGAAGTTTTAGATAATTTGCTAAAAAAGCAATTAGTATTTAGTAAAAAAATAGAATCAGGGCTAGTTTATTTCCCTTTAGAGCCAAAATTATTCATAAGTAAAATAAAAAAAAATTATGAGTCTGTATTAAAAAATGTAGAAGAAAAAACAAATGAACTTTATTTGAAAAATATAGTTCACTATGATACTAAAATTCTTTCTGGTAGAAAAGAAATATTTAGTTTTCTAAATTTAATAATTGGATTAGCTGAAGAAAGGATAGACGTTTCAATTTGGGATGAAGAATTTTTACAATTATCAGATAGTTTAATAGAAGCAGAAAAAAGAGGGATTATTGTAAAGGGAATTTATTTTGGATATAATAATAAATTAAAAAATGTATTGACTCATAGAAGGCTTAAAACTTATCTTAGTGAAAAAGAAGAGAGAAATATTGTTGTGATTATTGATAGAAAAGAAGCTATTACTGGGATAGTTTCAAGGGGAGAGGCTAGTCAAGTTTCTTGGACAAATGATCCAGGAATTATAGATATAACAAGTGACTATATAGTTCATGATTTAATGGTGAATTCATATTCAAACTCTTTATCAGAAAAGCAAAGGAAAGAATACGAAGACGCTATGGATGAAGTAAGAAAAGAATATTTCGAATAA
- a CDS encoding DMT family transporter yields the protein MDKLKVMGAMLTFSTIGIFIKNIDLSSSEIAFSRGIIGSVFLLITSYILKTNVSVTSIKGNLKLLVFSGIAMGLNWMFLFEAYKYTTISIATISYYFAPIFVMIASPLLLKEKISLKKVICICLAMIGMLMIVGTNKSSSGNVEYNHLLGIFYGILAAVFYASVIISNKFIINISPGDRTIVQLFVAAIMLIPYILLTTGFNFGSLHGISLYSLLFLGIIHTGLAYTIYFSAIKNLKGQTLAILSYIDPIFAVLISTLFLKESLGIFQIIGAVLILGSTFISEINDK from the coding sequence ATGGATAAATTAAAAGTAATGGGGGCGATGCTAACCTTTTCAACCATAGGAATATTTATAAAAAATATAGATTTATCTTCAAGTGAGATTGCTTTTTCAAGAGGGATAATAGGGAGTGTTTTTTTATTGATAACGAGTTATATATTAAAGACAAATGTATCAGTAACATCAATAAAGGGAAATTTAAAATTATTAGTTTTTTCAGGAATTGCAATGGGATTAAATTGGATGTTTTTATTTGAAGCTTACAAATATACTACAATTTCAATAGCTACAATTTCTTATTATTTTGCGCCTATTTTTGTAATGATTGCATCTCCTTTGCTTCTTAAGGAAAAAATTAGTTTAAAAAAAGTTATATGTATATGTTTAGCTATGATTGGGATGTTGATGATTGTAGGGACTAATAAATCTTCAAGTGGAAATGTGGAATATAATCATCTTTTAGGAATATTTTATGGGATTTTAGCAGCTGTTTTTTATGCAAGTGTAATTATTTCAAATAAGTTTATTATAAATATTTCCCCTGGAGATAGAACAATAGTTCAGTTGTTTGTAGCTGCAATTATGCTAATCCCTTATATATTATTAACAACTGGATTTAATTTTGGGTCACTTCATGGAATATCTTTATATAGTTTATTATTTTTAGGAATAATTCATACAGGATTAGCATATACTATTTATTTTTCAGCAATAAAAAATTTAAAAGGGCAAACTTTAGCAATATTAAGTTATATAGATCCTATATTTGCAGTTTTAATTTCAACTTTATTTTTAAAAGAAAGTTTAGGAATTTTTCAAATTATAGGAGCAGTATTAATATTAGGATCAACTTTTATAAGTGAAATAAATGACAAATAA
- a CDS encoding phosphatase PAP2 family protein, which yields MRFLSFLSNYRTPFGDTFWNLITRLGEGTTIIIILCIIYWCVNKKLGKILGYIFFMSSFLVQGIKLGFGTARPWVIDPSFKAVDFALKKATGYSFPSGHVQSSTSIFAGLAFYFRSRFLKIVLILVPLLVCFSRMYLGVHTPKDVIFAFALTAAIAFVTIKYTKKYSRYQRIELMMISVFLGIILLGYTFILYSKKTVEVKYLIDSSKVIGAGFGFVLGNYLEGNFVKFRVRTIRIWEQGFKILLGLIGVGLLDKSFKLFSDLLGFDALIIYGLKYFILMIWIICLWPMIFKRILK from the coding sequence ATGAGATTTTTAAGTTTTTTATCTAATTATAGAACTCCCTTTGGAGATACTTTTTGGAATTTAATTACTAGACTAGGAGAAGGGACAACTATAATAATTATATTGTGTATTATTTATTGGTGTGTTAATAAAAAGCTAGGAAAAATATTAGGGTACATATTTTTTATGTCATCTTTTTTAGTTCAAGGAATAAAGTTAGGTTTTGGAACAGCTAGACCTTGGGTAATTGATCCTAGTTTTAAAGCGGTTGATTTTGCTTTGAAAAAAGCTACAGGCTATTCCTTTCCAAGTGGACATGTTCAAAGTTCAACTTCTATATTTGCTGGATTAGCTTTTTATTTTAGAAGTAGATTTTTAAAAATAGTATTAATTTTAGTACCATTGCTGGTTTGTTTTTCAAGAATGTATTTAGGGGTTCATACTCCAAAAGATGTAATTTTTGCTTTTGCTTTGACAGCTGCCATTGCCTTTGTAACTATAAAGTATACAAAGAAATATAGTAGATACCAAAGAATAGAGTTAATGATGATATCTGTTTTTTTAGGAATAATATTATTGGGTTATACTTTTATTCTGTATAGTAAGAAAACAGTAGAGGTTAAATATTTGATAGATTCTTCTAAAGTTATAGGGGCTGGATTTGGATTTGTTTTAGGAAATTATTTAGAAGGTAATTTTGTTAAATTCAGAGTTAGAACTATAAGGATATGGGAACAAGGGTTTAAAATATTGCTTGGATTAATAGGAGTGGGATTATTAGATAAATCATTTAAATTATTTAGTGATTTATTAGGTTTTGATGCTTTAATTATTTATGGATTAAAATATTTTATTTTAATGATTTGGATAATATGTTTATGGCCTATGATTTTCAAAAGAATTTTAAAATAA